TCATATATCCTTGTATTTCGCGGAAACAAGAAGAGTTGATGCATACAAGTAGAGCCAAAGACGAGGAATTCATATTCTTAAATGCGTACATCAGAATGTACAATCAATGGAAAGATGGCGATTTGGGTACTTTGCAAACATTTCTAAGGGATACTTTCTTGAGTTTATTGTTTGCTGGTAGAGACACCACAAGTGCAGCTCTCACTTGGTTTTTCTGGCTCTTAGCTAAGAATCCCTCAGTAGAGAAAAGGATTAGAGAAGAGATTCAACAACAACTCAATCTCAAAGAGGGCGAAAATCTCAAGTTTTTCGAAATAGAAGAAGCAAGAAAACTAGTGTATCTACATGGTGCTTTGTGTGAAACCCTAAGGTTATTTCCATCGGTTGCAATTGAGCATAAACTTCCACTTGAATTTGACCTTCTTCCGAGCGGTCATCGTGTTAGTCCAAACACGAGAGTTGTGTTATCGTTCTATACGATGGGGAGAATGGAAAGTATATGGGGAAAAGATTGCTTAGAATTCAAGCCAGAACGATGGATTTCTGAACGTGGAGGGATCAAACACGAGCCATCTTTCAAATTCCCGGCTTTTAATGCAGGTCCAAGGACTTGTATAGGGAAAGAAATGGCATTCATTCAAATGAAAATAGTGGCAGCTACCATcatatacaattattacatcaaatTAGAAGATCAAATAATTCTTCCAAATTCTTCTGTTATTATTCAAATGAAAAATGGTCTGAAAGTTAGGGTTTTCAAAAGGGTTCCTCTTATGTCCAATTGATATCGAATGCGTTAACAATGACGCACATGAGATTTTAGGTAAGCAGTGTCAatatataaagaagtaaaataaattactatAACATGTTTAATAAAATCGTCTTCGTTAATTAGTTTTTATCATATCATACTAAAAGTAGGAAGCTCTACGGTTGAAagttgaaatacaaaaatatctctaatcatatttaaaataaccACTTTGTCATGATCATTTAACTAATGTATCAAACTTTTCCTATTACAGTATTTATatcttttgtcttttaaactACAATCAGTTATATGATCTATActcttttcatattcttttgcactttataaagtatatttttatcattttattcttaCTCCTATTCTGTTAGGACTACACACAAAGTTATTATTATCGCCTTCTTATTTGTTGAGTTTATCCTGGCATAAGGTAATACTATTTTTGTATCCTTTGAACAAGTTCGATTTCTGTTTATTGCTTAAATTTGGCTTGTGTTTATGAAATAATGTgtatagataatattttttgttttatttatttcacacaCTCTGTATTTTTAGTTTGCTTCAAAAAGTATCACTCTGGGAGTAACTCTTGAACCAAATTCGTAAGTATGGAGTATATATTTCATGAGTctgattttaaatcaaacttTATTGGTTTCATTTAGTGTCATTTTCGTATGCTTTGTGGCCTCTCAATTCTTATttagtatgtatatttatttttaaaacattattagtATCATACCTAAACTTGCTTTCTTCGTGAAGAAATAGAATAACTCTCAAGCATGTATCTCATTTTGTTACATGACAGATGAATAATATTACATTACAAATATATGTTGCATTTGAAACTACTTTTTTCAACTAAATGACTGTTCAATTGCTAACTTTTTAACTAAATgactgttcaattgctaaatagAGTATTATATACTTCTTTTTAGGAAgtctatattaatatattaggATGAGACACGTgtccaaaaattaattatattaaaattgagaTGAATCTAAGTCAAAAGTTGAACTACAAAATTGTCTTTtgactattatttattatcttaaaattatttaaaataatttttttattaatatttattttgggatTTATGAATTTTGACTCTAcgtattatgataataatactcCTATGTCTAACTAGATTTACAATCCAATACTCATTATTAAATTGTAAGTTATTattaacaagaaaacaaaaagaaattcacAATCTTTACAACTTTCACGTATTAATAGTGATGATTTTTCATATTGATAGTTGCTACAAATTTCTTAATAATTAGTCATAATGATTTTTCattatacatttaatatatacattttttttttacatattttatccTTAGATTTTTTCTCATACATTagatttaaatgttataaattatttaataaattaaatattaaatagtaaaaaacaaatcatcatattgatacgcataaattttattatcacTAATTCTTCATTGTGAATATATGTAACTCCctgattatatttattatggtttTTACTCCTATCTCTCACCATAATCTCAAATGgattaatttcatattcatgACAACTCTTTGTGTTCTTTAATACTATCATATCAATAGTGACATTTGACACAATAATGTACACACTTTAAACCAATTACAAAAAAGAATATCTCtactctcttctctcttctctcgtcTCTTTTTATTTGCTtagtttaatatttatgtttcttgtttgttgttattgtaaaaattttataatgttgtgttgttattattattgaaatttacCATGGTTTGTTGCTTTGTACACATTAGCCTAGCATGTGGTATTTTAGTATCCTCAtttgaatattgaatttgtgcaatagttagttatttttactttgtacacttttaatcaatttagtaatcaaatatatattcttttcttaGAAAGATATATGTAGTTCCTATctgaaaatgatgaattttttttagttaatcaCATAGATTCAAAGGggataaaatatgtaatttgcaatacaaaatttatatgatatattttgaaataaacgtgcaacgcacgttccCAGATCTAGTTACTATAAATACATCATTATGTTTGAGTATTTCCTTCAATTAATGTAAAATCCTCTTATTATATATCTAAATATTGCATGCATGGTTATGGGATGTTGAATCTTTATCTATTTGAAGTTTCTTTACTATTTTAAATTGGTAGAATACTTAACGACCCTCCTAAGCTTGACgtgttttattcaaattttggatCTGCATACAAAGCCAAGTATAAGGTTGCTAATTAGGACCAATTCTTATTTTAGGGAGGCAATGATTACAGAAAAGTTAAGTACGTGAGTAATCAGGACCAAGcataatttaaaagaattttaataaaatgCGTCAAGTTTGGAAGGATCTTTATTCTTTAGGTATTCCGCCTTTTGAATTATATCCATGTTCAATTATAAATGCAAAAGTTGGGTATCGAACTAAACTAATTAGGAACACATTCAATTATAATTAAGCACGAAAGTTGGGTATTGAACTGAACTAATTAcgattaattattatttgaggGGGtaatgattataaaaaaaagtcgAGTACATTAGTAAGTAGgatcaaatataatttaattaaaatttgaacaaaACATGTCAAGTTTAGAAGAATCTTTACTCTTTAGTTACTCCGCTTTTTGAATTATGGGCATGTCCAAGTTGGCACGTACTTTCTAACGTTGTTAAATGTGTATCTATTGTAGtcaaatgacaaaattaatgTGGTGTCTAAATATCATGTGCCAAACAAATCATTAACCTTGTAAAATGAAAATCTTTTGGTTTTTTAGAAGAGCCACACCTTTGAAATAACTAGTGGTAACATTGATTGACAACCCATGATGTCACTTGTCCAAGACCTAATTGTCTGTTATCTATTAGCCCCAACTCAAGGTTAAAATTGGCATCATACAAAAGTTTAGCTAACAGCTCgtataaagttaaatatataGATAGGCACGTTTTCgtaacaattcatataagttaTACTTGAATTGATTTGTAAATGTCACGTCGAACGCAACTGTATAGTAGTTCAACTTTGTATAGATTTAAGTgctaaaatattataaaaccattaaaatatcaGTTTATTGGCTATCAATCGTTATCGATTCAGTTATCAGTTTAACtgtttttaaagattttttacaCAGAGAAAAGaacattgaaaatcacttagaaCTGAATGAACCATGCACATGAAATATTGCATCTTGTTCAAAAGCAAATACCAACACCTAATTGAATAACCGAAAGTTATTCACAAATGAattatcatttattaatttactatCGGATTATCAATTAACCCGTTAAAAAAACGTAATATGCGCTCTAAAGAAA
The sequence above is a segment of the Solanum lycopersicum chromosome 10, SLM_r2.1 genome. Coding sequences within it:
- the LOC101246102 gene encoding alkane hydroxylase MAH1-like, which produces MNVLEYFLPLLVIVMCFTYSTRWYLSNIWWKSSSAPTNWPLVGMLPGLIQNTHRVHEFVTDALVESKGTFEFHGPVLANLNMLLTSDPANIHHILSKNFSNYPKGVEFRKIFDMIGNGIFNVDYELWEMHRKTTMSLMNHPKFQTMLERNMWSIIENGLWPILDGFAEQGTLFDLQDIFQRFTFDAITKLLLDHDPKSLSIGLPHVPCENAFNDSLDAFMYRHFLPESCWKLQKWLRIGKEKKLIQAWEAIDQFIYPCISRKQEELMHTSRAKDEEFIFLNAYIRMYNQWKDGDLGTLQTFLRDTFLSLLFAGRDTTSAALTWFFWLLAKNPSVEKRIREEIQQQLNLKEGENLKFFEIEEARKLVYLHGALCETLRLFPSVAIEHKLPLEFDLLPSGHRVSPNTRVVLSFYTMGRMESIWGKDCLEFKPERWISERGGIKHEPSFKFPAFNAGPRTCIGKEMAFIQMKIVAATIIYNYYIKLEDQIILPNSSVIIQMKNGLKVRVFKRVPLMSN